The DNA window CTGACACATCGTCCAGCGAGCTGTCGCTGAGTGCATCAGACGTCGAGATTTGGGATGCTTTGCTCTGAGCGCTGTCCTTGAGGTTTTCGCCAGGCACGGCGTCCCCTTGATTATTCGCATCCTGCGTATTGGTCATTTCAATCTCCAGTTTCATCAATGCCAAGCGTTATACCCGGCGTTCGAACTTTGCGCTCAACTCCCTCTTTATTTACCGTCCACTCACGCGAATGCTCGAGACGAAATTCGCCCAATGACCAAGCTTCATATCTTTATCTCCGTCGCTGGGCGATACGGCAGATGTCGTATTTCGTCGTCGGTGAGGGGCTAATGTCGAAAGGCCCTGCGCCGCCGCCGCAGGTGGCGGCGTGGTGTGAGATCAGCGCCGAGATACAATCTCAACCGTGGCCGGGTGATCGCCAATCTGGGGCGGCTACACATCCTTTTAGCAACCAATATTGATTGATTCCTTGCCGCCAACACAGGCCGCCACGATCGCCTCGCGCGATCCCTCGCCGGATTCTGCAATTGCACGAATTCCTCGAAGACCGTTGCTTGCTGATCTGCGGGGATGCCAGGGCCGGTATCCCAGATCTGGATTTCCACCGAAGCGCCGCGCCTGCGGCAGCCGAGCAGAACTCGGCGACCTCATCGTATGAAAAGGCTACTCTCGCGCTCTCAGATGATGTTCAGCCCGAAACCACTCACACCTTTCCACGAAGACCCCCTTCTAGATCACAAGGCAAAGTCCCGAAAACAGCAACAAGCCCAGGATAATTCGTTTGAAGGCCGATTCGTTGATCCGTCCGAACAGGACGATACCTACAGCCGTTCCAGCAGCTAAGGCGGGCAGAGAAATGCCAAAGTCGATCAAAACCTGCAGCGAGAGGCTGTGGTGCGAAAGCATGAGAGCGAGCGCGAAAAGCTGCATGACCCCGATGTAGGGTTGAACCAGGCCGCGCTGCTGAGTTTTCGGGAGACCATGGATGTCGCACCAGATCGCAGGAAGTGCGCCGGGCATCGCGGTCAACCCGCCGACCAGCCCCCCACCAAACCCTACCAGCGCGTTCCTGCTTCGGCTGTCCATCTGACGCAAGTAAGCAGCCGTTGGCCGCAACAAGGCATATGCCGCGTAAAGCGATACGAGCGTTCCAAAACCTAGCCTGAAAATCGCCGTATCCACATTCTGCAGGAGATAGATCGCGATCGGAATGCCTAACAGTCCACCAGCGATGAAAACGAGGCTGGTTTTCCATTGCATGCTCTTGCGTAGCGCAAACAGATTGGCCGCTTGTACGGTGATGCTGCAAGCCATCATCAATGGCACAGCTTCTATCGGCGGAAAAACGTGCAGCAGGATAGCGCCGGCGACCGCCGAGAACGCAAACCCGGAAAGGCCGGAAACGAGCGCGCCGGCAAAAACTGCCCCGCTCAGCACCAAATAAACCGCTATGTCTGACATGGCAGCGCGTCCTCTAGAACGTTGATCGTCGTCGATGGCGGGACAGCGTGGGGTCGTCCGAACTCACTCAAGTGACAACAATCAATCCATTTAGTCGCCGTGGATCGCCGTTGTTGCCGTTTCGATGGGTCGGATACTCGGCGCGTGATGCAGCATGTATCCTCCGACGACGTGCAAAATGCCGAAGCCAGCCAGGACAGCGATTGCCCGCGCCTTGAGAGGTGGCGATGGTCGCCGGGCGTGGGAACTATCGGTAATTGCCATATCCAAATTGCTTTCTTGTACGCGTTCGGAAAATTCCACTGCCACTTTGAAAGCGCACTCCTTCGCAATCAAATAGCCCCGTTGATGGCGCACTGCTGCGACCAACTGCCGAACTCAGGATCGACTGCTGTTCAAGCGTGTCCAGTTGGGGTGAAAGATATCGCTGGGTTCATTCGCAAGCGATACGGCAGATATCGTATTTCGCCGTCAGTTAAGGAGGCTAATGTCGAAAGGCCCCGCGCCGCCGCAGGTGGTGGAGCCGAGGGAGATCAGCGCCGAGACACAATCTCAACCGTGGCCGGGATGATCGCCGACCTGTGGGCAGCTACACATTCTTTTAGCAACCACCATTGATTGAATCCTTGCCGTCAACACAGGCTGCAACGATCGCTTCGTGTAATTCCTCGCCGGTGATCGGCTTGTGCAGAATACGATGGCCGCTGGCGGTGGCTTCCTTGATGCGCGACGGCGAGGTATCGCCCGTCACGATAACGGCAGGGACCGAGCGGCCGATATGGGCGCAAAGAGCCTCGATTGCGTCCACGCCCGTAGCACCATCTCCGAGCCGGTAGTCGGCGATGATCAGATCGACCGGTGCATCGCCGGCCATTATCGCCTTTGCATGAACCTGTTGCACCTCGGCGGCAGATCGGCCGGCATAGACGCGATGCCCCTGCAGCGTGAGCAACTGCACCATGATATCGAGAACATCCCCCTCGTCTTCCACCACCATGATGCTAACGGCGATGCCTGCTGGTGATGCCCTGTTATCGGGCGAAAGAGTTTCCACCGCACTGGCTTTCGGAACCGTAACGGAAAACATCGAGCCGCGCCCGGTGACGGAGACCAGCTTCAGCGGATGCTGCAGCAGTACGGCGGTGCGGCGAACGATGGCGAGGCCGAGGCCAAGGCCTTGCGCGCGATCCCTCGCCGGGTTCTG is part of the Bradyrhizobium canariense genome and encodes:
- a CDS encoding sulfite exporter TauE/SafE family protein, translated to MSDIAVYLVLSGAVFAGALVSGLSGFAFSAVAGAILLHVFPPIEAVPLMMACSITVQAANLFALRKSMQWKTSLVFIAGGLLGIPIAIYLLQNVDTAIFRLGFGTLVSLYAAYALLRPTAAYLRQMDSRSRNALVGFGGGLVGGLTAMPGALPAIWCDIHGLPKTQQRGLVQPYIGVMQLFALALMLSHHSLSLQVLIDFGISLPALAAGTAVGIVLFGRINESAFKRIILGLLLFSGLCLVI